A part of Aegilops tauschii subsp. strangulata cultivar AL8/78 chromosome 2, Aet v6.0, whole genome shotgun sequence genomic DNA contains:
- the LOC109770860 gene encoding uncharacterized protein has product MSRPQARSSSYRKKAAAGASSHHHNHGSKAHYVHGGRPAPRWPARVMDGFRKMLVGLFAFPPRPPKVTFSANGRSGGEDAVAPKRPSCSSSNLQPVNNAHYDEAISDCVEFFHRSARVDVRSRPSSSSHF; this is encoded by the coding sequence ATGTCGAGGCCGCAAGCGAGGAGCTCGAGCTACAGGAAGAaagcggcggcgggggcgtcgtCTCACCACCACAACCACGGCAGCAAGGCGCACTACGTCCATGGCGGGAGACCTGCACCAAGGTGGCCTGCCAGGGTAATGGACGGGTTCAGGAAGATGCTGGTGGGCCTGTTCGCCTTCCCGCCGCGGCCGCCCAAGGTCACCTTCTCCGCCAACGGCAGGAGCGGTGGCGAGGACGCGGTGGCTCCCAAGAGGCCGTCGTGCAGCAGCTCCAACCTGCAGCCGGTGAACAACGCACACTACGACGAGGCCATCTCCGACTGCGTCGAGTTCTTCCACCGCTCCGCCAGGGTGGACGTCAGGTCACGGCCGTCCTCGTCGTCCCACTTCTAA